The nucleotide window GTCGGCGGTGATCGACGCGCTGATGATCGCGCTCGCGACGCTGTTTCTCGCGCGCCTGATCGTGATCTACGCGGTCTCGCGCCACCCGATCGTCGTCGCGGCGATTCCGGCCTCGATCCAGACGGTCGCGGCGGCCGCGCTCGTGTTCGTCTACGGCGGGACGTATCGCGCGCTCAACGTCGAGGCTCCGCTGTTCGAGGCGTTTCTGTACCGCCCCGATCACGCCCACCTCCCGATCGCGGGCCAGCCAGACCATTTCCTGTTGCTCGGCGTGCTCTGTGGGGTCTACGGCGTGTTCGGCTGGCTGTATCTCAACGTGCTCGATCTCCCCTGGCGGCTCTCCTTTGGCGTGAGCGCACTCGATTTCGTCGCGGGCTTTCTGGGCCACCTCGCAGACGGTCGTGACGACCTGGAGGAGTTTTTCGCGGCGGTCGGTGACGACGCGCTCGTGCCGGTCACGCTCGCGGTGTTTCGCCGCCCCGACGGCACCGAGAAAGCCCGGTTCGTCCTGCCGATAATTCACCCCGGCCCGATGGGGTCGGTCGGCGGCGGCGTCTGGCCGATCCGCGCCGACGCGCACAGCGAGGGGCTCAGTTTCGCGCCCCACGCGACGGCGGGCCACGACTTCAATCTCGTCTCGAAAGCGGACGTCGAGACGATTCTCGACTGTGTCGAGGACCTCGACGCGCGCATCGAGACCTCGTCGACGGCGTCGGTGGGTCACCGCGTCGGGGCGGGCGACGCGACGCTGACCGGTCACGCCATCGGTGACGGCGCCCTCGTGGTCTCGACGTTCGCGCCCTCCTTTGCGGACGACGTCGACTACGCGGTCGGCCTCGCGGCCGTCGCTGAGGCGCGTCAGAACGGGCTCGAAGACGTCGCACTAATCGATGCGCACAACTCCAACGATGGCCTGCAGGGCGAGAATCTCGGGCACGTCGTCCCGGGGTGTGATCGCGCGTTCGACCTGATCGAGGGCGCGGAGTCGATCGGCGAACGACTCGCGAGCGCCGACCGCGGACCGCTCAGTCTCGGGACCGCCAGCAGCGAGACCCCCTGGGGGACGATCGACGGGATCGGCCCGCTGGGGATTCGCGTCGCCGTGCTCGATGTCGACGGCCAGACCACGGCCTACGTGCTCATCGACGGCAACAATATGGACCCGGGCTTGCGCGATCGGATCGTCGCAGCGATCGATGGGCCCGACCTCGTCGAGGTGATGACCTCCGATACACACGCCGTCAACACCGTCGAGGCCGAAAACCAGGTCGGCGATCCAATCGATCCGGGCGCGTTGACTGCGCTGATCGACGACCTCGTGAGTGAGGCGCTGGCCGACTGCGAACCCGTCGAAGCCGGCATGGCGTCCGATCGCGTTCGCGTCGGTGTGTTCGGGAACGATCGGACCGAGGCGCTCGCGACGATGGGGACGGCGGTCGTGCCGTTCGGGATCGCGCTCGCGTCGACGTTCGTCGCGTTGCTCGCGATCGTGACGGCGGTCTTGCTGGTCGCGATCTGATCGTCGTTATTCGATCGTTTCTTGCCTGGCACTCACGGTCAGCATCGGGTGGCGAGACTCAATAGGGGCCCTGGTCAGTCTCCTGTTGCCCGCTTTCGGTTTCAAGGTTCGCAGTTCGAGATCGCAATTTCACCATGTTCTCTGGCTCAAACCGAAATACCTGTGGAGTAAGCATACGGCGGCCTTCGGCCGCCGTTTCACTGCTGGCGAAGCCGAAGGCTGAGCCAGCAGGTCTTTTTGGTCCAGCTTTTTCAAGGAGCGGTCGCCGTCGGCGACCCGACGCAGAAAAAGGTGGTATAGCGGGAGGTGGATTTGAACCACGGTCACTTCCTCGCTGGCGCTCGGTCGTTCCCTGGTTCAAATCCCCCCACCGAAGTGCGGACGCAGGACTCGTCGCTTTGCTCCTCGTCGTTGCGTCCGCAAAAACAGTAGCGGGAGGTGGATTTGAACCACCGATCTGCGGGTTATGAGCCCGCCGGAATCTCCTGGCTATCCCATCCCGCTGACTTATCGTAACCCAGGTCGACCATTAAGGGTTGTGATTCGGTCGCCGTCTGTCAGTTCGTGGCGCTGTCCGCAGTGTCGGCCGGGCCGCCCTCTGCCCCGCCGACCTGTTCGGCGACGATCGCGTCGACTTCGTCGAGAAAGGCCCGTTCGCTGCCCGCAGGAATCGTCGCGCCGGCGGCGATGTCGTGGCCGCCACCCTCGCCGCCGACGTGGGTGGCCGCCCGGTCCATCGCGACGCCGAGGTTCAGGCCCGCCCGGACGAGTCGCGCGGGTCCGCGCGCCGAGACCTTGCGATCGCCGTCGTCGTCCGCGAACGCGATGATCGGTCGATCCGGCAGTTCCGAGCGCGCGAGACTGGCCACGATGCCGACGATCGTGGGGCGGACCGCGTCCTCCAGATCGACCCACTGGATCGCGGTCTCGGTCGTCGTCCCCCGATCGAGCATGAGGTCGACGCCAGCCGAAAGGTTCTCGCGGTGGGTCTCCAGCAACTCGCGAGCGCGATCGAGGACGTCGCCGCGCTCGCCTCGCGCCAGCGCGATCCCCACTTCGCTCTCGTCGTACCGGGCGGTCGCGTTGAGCAGTGTCGCGAACTCGGCGGCGTCCCGGAGGGCCGTCCCGTCGGGCTCTCGGGCGAGCGTGTAGGCCGTCCCGACGAGGTCGTCGATCCGGTCGGCGGGGACGCCGCGCTCGATCGCGGCCTGGAACAGCGCGCTCGCGATCGTCTGGCGGGTCGCCGGCGCACAGTCGGCCCATCGCTGGTCGGGATCGTCGACGTGAGTGGCCAACCAGGCCGTCACCGTCGCGGGGTCGTCGAGGACGCCCGGAATACTGACGGATGCGCTCGCGAGCACCTGCGGGAGCGGGCGCGTCTGTCGGCCGAACACGTCGAGATCGGTCGTCCGCTCGATCACGCCGACCGCTTCGCCCTCGTCGACGATCGCCGCGTTCGCCCCGACGAGTTCGCCGTCGACCAGTTGGCGATCGCCCACTGCGCCGACGACCGCCTGGGCGGCGAGGTCGCGCGCTTCGGACCCGACGAGTGCGCGTGCCACGAGGTAGACCGCGCCGGCCCCCGACAGGTCGCTCGCGCCGTCGAGGCCGGCGAGCATCGGATTGCAGTGGGCGTCGATCGACGCGTCCGCGATCTGGTGGTGATCGGCGACGACGGGCGTCCAGTCCGACTGGGCGGCGATCGCGTCGAGTTGCCCACTGCCGATGTCGGTGAACCAGACCGTCCCGCCGTCGGCGGCGATCGATTCGATCCGATCGGTCGAGAGGCCGTCGACGACGCGGACGCTGGCCGGAATCTCCGCCCGGTCGAGCGCTTCGGCGGCGATCGCGCCGGCGGTCAGGCCGTCGGCGTCGTCGTGGGTGACGACGCGCACGTCGGCGGCGTCAGCGAGCGTTCGTGCACAGCGCTCGGCGTGATCGGTCAGGGCCTCGACCGGTGCCATCGCTCTGGCCAGGGGTGGGCGCGTCAAAACCGTTCGGAACCGCGCTCGCGATCCGAACGGCTTTGGGCCGACCGCTCGAAGCCAGCGTGTGTACCGCGCCAGCGACCACCGTGCGGCGGCCGACGCCCTGGCGTCGATCGAGGCGGCCGCCGAGGACCTCGATCTGGACGAGGAGACCGCGAGCCGAGCGGCCGATCTCTATCTCTCACACCGCCCCGACGCCGACCGCTCGAAACCCGCGGTGATCGCCACGAGCCTCTACGTCGCGGGCCGGACGACCGGTGAGACCCGATCCCAGCAACGGGTTGCCGAGGTGTGTGACGTCTCACGGTTCACCATCCAGCAACGGTATCGAGACATGCTCGCGGCGGCGGGCTTCGAAACACCTGGCTGGTAGGTGAGTGATTTCGGAAACGCTACGGCGGGTTAGCGACCCTCGCGGTCGGGTGTCAACCGCCCCTGGGCGTCGATCTCGCCGCGAACGATGCGCGTACTCGAAATCGGGTCGCCGTCCTCGGCCGTGACGAAGTCGACGACTTCGACCTCCAGTGGGTCGTGTCCCTCCTCGCGACGGAGTTCGTTGATGCGCCGCCCGCCCGCTTCTGTGTCGGGCGAGACGACCAGCACGTCGAACCCTGGCTCGGTCGCGACGCCGGTCGGGTCGTCCAACTCGACGATTTCATAGGTCCGGCCGTGCGCGTCAGCGATCGGTTCGAGTTCGGCCCGGAGATTCCGTTCGCGTGCGTCGTAGGGCCGCACCGGGCGGTCTTCGGCCCGTGTTTCGGGCGCGAGCGCGTCGCTGGTGAGTCCGACGGTCACGTCGCCCCGTTCGAACGCCCGTTCGAACAGCGCCCGATGGCCGTCGTGGATCGGGTCGAAGGTTCCGCCGAGCGCGACCTGCATACACACCGACTCGGGGCCCCCGGATTAGGGACTTGCGGGTCGATTCGAATCATCGATCGCCCACGACCGCTCACTCGTCGGGGCCCTCGACCGAGATGGTGACGCCCTCGTCTTCGGAGGGTTCGAGACCGAGTTCGGCGTCGAGATCACAGAGCGCGTTCAACTGCTGTTGGATGTCGCCCACGAACGAGCCCACGAGTTCGGACGGCGCGATGGCGTCGTACTCGTATGGATTGTTGCCAGCGCCGTCGGATTCGCGTTTCTGCCGTGTGAGCACGCCTTCGTCGGTGAGTTCGGCGGCCGCCTCCCGGACCGTACTCGGATACAGGCCGGTGCCGTCAGCGATCTCCTGGCTCGTCGCAGCGTGATGCTGGCGGAGAAAGATGTAGATCCGCGCGCGCGTCTCGGTTTCGAGGATCCAGGAGAGCAGGTCGACGACGCGCTCGTCGAACTCCTCGATCGCCCGGTCGGCGCTCTGTTCGAGTTCACAATCGTCGTCCCCCGTCGTATCGTCTAAACTGTCCCCGGACATGTGTCCTCGTGACTCGAACACAAGTTCGGCGGTACCAAGAGGGTTTGGGTGTGTGTCCCTGGCTCACACGATCCGCAGCGCCTCACAGAGCGCGTCCATGCCCGCCGAGTCGCGAATCTCGCGCTGTCTGGCCGCGCCGCTCGGGCCTTCGTAGACCTCACGCAACCCCTCGACGTCGAGGCGGTCACACTCCCGGTCGACGACGTCACCGATCGCAATGGACGCGCCGGTACAGCCCCGTTCGAGCAACTCGGCGTCCCGCCCGTAGCGCAGTGCGCGCCACTTGTTCTCGTCGAGCAGTTCCTGACGGCACGCGCCCGCCCCCGCGCCGTCCTCGTAGCGCTCGGCCAGATCGGTCACGATCGCGTGGGAATACTCCACGAACGCGATCGTGCGCTCGACGTCGTGGTGGGTGTCGGGGACGCGAATCTCGACGGTGCCGTGTTCGCCGTGGGGGCGGACGTCGAACCAGAGTTCGCCGCGATCGTCGATCGCGTCCGTTTCGAGCAGCGTCTTCTCGTAGTCGAGATACGCCTGGAAGTCCTCGAAGGCGGTCGGGACGCCCGTGTTCGGCAGGTTCTCGAAGATCTTCGCGCGTGCGGACTGCAGGCCCGTGTCGATCCCACACCAGTACGGCGAGTTCGCAGAGACGGCCAGCACGATCGGCAGATACCACCGGAGTTCGTTCGCGATCCAGACCGCCTTGTCGGCGTCGTCGACCCCGACGTGGACGTGGACGCCGGCGGTCGTGTTGCGGTGTTGGGGGTACTGAATCCGGTCGAGTTGTTCTTTGTACCGGGGCTTCTCGGCGTGTTCGAGCTCTTGCCAGTTCGCCGCCGGGTGCAGCCCCGCGGCGGCGAGGCCGTAGCCGTGGTCGGTGACGTGCTCGGAGAGGTCCTTACGCGTCGATCGGATCGCCTCGGGTGCGCTGTCGATCGACTCGATCAGCGGCGTCTGCACTTCGAGGACGCATTTGAACAGTTCGTGGTCGATCCGATCGGCGAGGTCACCCTCGGGTGGGTCCTCGTAGACGAGTTCGTCCGATCCCGATGTCGGGCGGTCGGTCGCGGGATCGACGACGAAAAACTCCTCTTCGACGCCGAGTGTCCCCATCCGGTCGAAAGCGGCGGCAGAACTCGTCTCCATCGAGTGACGGTGATTGGCCGCCGGTGGGCCTAAGCGTTCTGCTTGTGGCAGTACCGGGGCCGGGCGATCACGCCGAGGTGATCCTCGTGGAACCGGTCCAGCCGCGCCCGATCGAGGATCTCGTAGCCCTCGCGCAGCGCGTCGAGTTCGGACTCGAACACCGCGTCGGGATCGTCGGTCACGTCGACGCTCCGGGCCTTGATCGCGAGTGCGAGACGACCGTCTTCGCGGAGGAACTCGCGATTCGCGAGTGCGACGTCCGCCTGATCGCGGGTCGCGACGTCCTGGACGATCGTTTCGACTGGTTCGACGACGTGGGCGTACGATTCGGGCTCGCGGGCGTCCGCGAGCAGTGGAAAGAGGCGATCGCGATCGGCGGCGACGGCGACCAGATCCCGCGCGGGCCGGGGCGCGAACTCGACGGCGTACGTCGGGGCCAGATCGGCGACGTGACTCGCGGTCGTCCCCGCCGCCGCACCGAGATAGAGCACTGGCTCGCCCGCCGTAATCGGCAGGTCGAGGCCGACCGCAACCATCGCGGCGAGTTTCGAGCGCCGGGGGTCCCACGCTCGCCACGCGCCGTCGGTCGCCTCCTCGCTGATCGGGGGGCCACGCGTCGCGAGCGTCTCCTGGCCGTCGATGTCGCGGCGCTCGACGCCCTCGGGCAGGCTCATTGCTCTCCCCCCGTGCGGATCTGTTTGATGCGCTCGTCGAGGTCGGCCTCCAGTTCCGGGCGGCGATCCCCGCTGTAGTGATCGATCCGCGCGGCGATCGAGAGTTTGCCCGCGAGCGCGCGGGCCGCCGAGCCACGCTTCTCGGGGCGGGTGTTCGAGACGGCGTCGTGGGTGAAGATCACGCCGTGTTTCGGCGACGGTGCGGAGCCCCGGAGGTGCGCGAAGAGGGCGTCTTCGGCCCCGAGGACCTGCACCGTCCCGCTGGGTTTCCGCGCGAGCGTCTTCAAATCGCCCGCGAGCGCGATCAGCCGTGCGGCGAGGATCGGGCCCGCGAGCGCGGCGAGGTTGGGCGCGACGGACGGCACCGATCTTTCGAGGGCCGATTCGAGGGTGTCGGCCTCTTCGTCCAGATCGACGACTCGCTGGGCCAGTCGCTGCAACGACTCGGGGGCGTCCTCGCGGGCCGCGATGTCGCGGGCGTACGCCAGGCCAGCCTCGCGTTCGCCGAGTTCCGCGCCGGCCCACTCGCTGACGCGCTCGGCGAGTTCGTTCGCCGTCCGCCGGCAGTCGTCGAGCGCGCGGACCTGGTGGATGACGCGCTGGTCGTCCGCCTGCTCGCGCTCGCGAACGGCGTCTCGCGTCGCACCCACCGTCGCCGTGTGGAGTCGATCGTAGTACGCCTCGCGATCCGCAGCGACACCCTGTTCGACGGCGATGGCGGGCCAGTCCCGCGTCGCGTCGGCCGAGCCCTCGCGAATCGCCCGCCTGACCGCGTCCTCGTCGGAGAGATCGCAGTCCTCGAACCAGCCCGCAGCCTCGGTCATGGTCGAGTCTGACGGGCCGCGACCGAAGGCGTTCCGGTCGGGTCCGGTCAGGGCGCGCCCGCGAGCACGAACGTCGCGGGCTCGGCACCGACAGCGATCTCGCGGGTCGCGTCGGGGTCGATCCGGACGGCGTCGCCCGCGCTCATCCCGACCTCCTCGCCCTCGATGGTGACCGTCGCCGTGCCCTCCACGAGCAGATACACTTCTTCTTGCCCGTCGTCGGCGTGATCGTGGGGCTTGCCCGCCCAGCCCGGATCGGCTTCGAGGAGGGTCACACCCAGGTGCTCGCAGTCCAGCGCGTCCCGCAGGAAGGTCATGCCGGGGGCCAGTTCCTCGACGTCCTCGACAGCGGCGGTGTCGTACATCGTCGGCGCTTCGTCCGGAGGTGTCCTAATGGTGGGGGTCGATCAGGCCTGTCGTAGCCGACGCGTCCACCGCCCGACGGCGAGACGCACGGCCCCCAGCCCGATCGTGCCGAGTGCGACCGCAAGCGCGACCAGCGCCGCAAGTCCGATCGGGGGCAGCGGTGCGATCACGAACGCGACGACGAAGATCGCCCCCAGCGGGACCATCGTCGCGACGCCGAACAGGGCGAACCGGACGCCGTCGAACAGGAACTCGCCCGGCGAGAGGCCCGCGAGCGCGACGGTGACGCCGACGACGTACCAGACGATCCCGACGAGCAAGACGGCCCCGACGAGCGCGGGGATCGCCTCGGCCCCCGTCCAGAGGACGACGATCGCGTGGGCCGCGAGGCCGACTGCAGGTCCGAGCACCATCGCGGTTGTCGCGGTCGAGCGGACGATCTGCCCGATCGAGATCGGGTGGGCGCGATCGGCGTCGGGGTCGGCGGCCTGGGCCAGCCAGTTGTAGGTCGTAAAGCCCGAGAGGCCCAACATTGCGCCGACAGAGAGACCGATCGACGGCGCGCGCCCGGTGATCGTGCCGGCGAGATCGATCAGCGCGACGGTGACGATCGCGAGGATCGCCGCCGAGAACCCGACCTTGCCGATCCCACCCGTGCTCCGATGCAGGCTGAGCAGCGTCTTCGTCGCGATCGGGTCACCTAGTCGGGCGTTCCACCGGGCGAACGCGGGGTCGACCGACCGTTCGGCCCGCCCGCTCGCGGGGTCGAAGGTGAGCGCTGCGGTCGCGTAGACGACCGCGAGCGCGCTCGCCGCGCCCGCGACGCGTGCGGGCGTCAGAGTCTCGATCGATCCGACGGGGACGACCAGTCGGGGATCGACACCCGCGAGGAGGCCGCCGACCGCGAGCGTCGCCGCGAGTGCGAGTGCGGCCCGGCCCCAGAGCCCACGACGCGCGAGGCCGATCCCCGCGAGCGTCGTCCCGAGTCCGAGGGCGAACCCGACGAGCAGGCTGACCCACAGCCAGGCGACGCCGAGCGCGATCGCGAGGGGGCCACCAGCGCCACGTTCGATCGCGGCGATGGCCGGCGTCGCGCCGACCGCCATCGGGAAGAGAAAGAGCATCGCGTAGTAGGCCAGATCCTTCAGGACGAACGCGCCGAGTAGCTCCCCGTTCGACAGCGGCAGCGTCCGCCCGGCGAAGACGACCAGCGTGATCTCGCCGAGGAGATCCTGAATCGCGTCGCGGCCGACGAACCCGATCGATCCGGTGTGCAACCCGAAGATCACCGCCAGCGCGCCCAGCCCGCCCACAATGACGTCCGGGTCCGTCCCGGTCTCGACGAAGAGGAGGCTGCCCGCCGCGACGAGCACCGCGATCACGACCGGGAACGCCGCGAAGCGCCCGCCTGCAAAGAGACGGCGATGCAGTCGATACTCCTCGCGCCCCATCGCGGCGAGGACGGCCGCCCGGCGCTCACCGAGGATCGTCGCACCGAGACGGTAGGCGAGACCATTGCGGCCGCCCGGGTGATGGTCTGGACGGTCGCCGGGCTCCGAACTCACGCGCGTTCGCCTCCCACGTGATCGGTGAACACGTCGATCAACCGCTCGTCGATCGCGTCGGGCCGAACGGTCGTCACCAACTCGCCGTCGTGGACGATGCCCACCCGGGTACACCGCTCGGCGGCGACAGAGACGTCGTGCGTCGAGAGGAGAATGGTGTTCCCGTCGGCCCGATACTCGGAGAGAAACGCCTTCACGGTCTCCTGGACGATCGGGTCGAGATTCGCCAGCGGTTCGTCGATGAACACGACCTCGGGTTCGTGCAGAAAGGCCGCGGCGATCATCACCTTCTGTTTTTGCCCACGTGAGAGGTCGGTCGAGAGCGTGTCGATGTGCCCGCCCAGATCGAGGCGGTCGGCCCACTCACGGGTCGCCCGTTCGACCGCGTCGTCGGACATTGCTCGCACCGCGCCGACGAACTGGAAGTACTCCCGTGGGGTGAGGAAACTCGGCGGACTCGACCGTTCGGGGAGGATGCCGACCAGTTCGCGAACGCCGACGGGGTCGGTGACGGGATCGGTCCCGAGCACGCGCACCGTCCCGTCGTCGGGCGTGATCTGTCCGGTGAGAATCGACATCGTGGTTGTCTTGCCCGCGCCGTTGGGGCCGAGGAGTCCAAACAACTCGCCCGCCTCGATCGACAGTGTGAGGCCGTCGAGCGCCCGGATCGACCCGTAGGCCTTGTGGACGCCGTCGCATTCGATCGCCGCCATTGGTCGATGGTGGGGCCGATCGGGCCTAAGCGTGCCGGCGGTCTCGTGATCGGGAGGTAACGGACGGTGACGAGAGGGTCGTGTGAACGGGTCGCTATCTGCGTCCGCGCTCGCAACGTTTTTGGGCCGGAGGATCCGACCGGCGACATGGCACACGGCGATTCCACCCCGTTTTCCGCGAAACTCGACGTGCCGGAGGCACTGACCTTCGACGACGTGCTGCTCCGTCCCAAAGAGAGCCGCGTCGAACCCGACTCCGCCGACGTCAGCACGCGTGTCTCCACGACCGTCGAACTCAACGTCCCCGTGCTCTCGGCGGCGATGGACACCGTCACCGAGGGCGACATGGCGATCGAGATGGCCCGCCAGGGCGGTCTCGGCGTGATTCACCGCAACCTGAGCGAGGAGCAGATGGTCGCCGAGATCGAGCGCGTCAAGCGCGCCGACGAGTTGATCATCCGCGACGTCGTCACCGCCGACCCCGAACAGACCGTCCGCGAGGTCGACGAGATGATGAACCGCGAGGGCGTCAGTGGCGCGCCCGTGATCGGTGAAGACGACGCGGTACTCGGCATCATCTCGGCGACGGACGTTCGCCCCTATCTCGAAGTCGGCGAGTCCGACGAGGTCCGCGAGGCGATGACCGACGAGGTCGTCACCGCCAGCGAGTCGGTCACCGCTCGGGAGGCGCTCGAACTGATGTACGAGCACAAGATCGAGCGCGTCCCGATCGTCGACGACGCGAACCGGCTGATCGGCCTGATCACGATGCAGGGCATCCTCCAGCGCCGCGAGTACGATCAGGCCGCTCGTGACGACGAGGGCCGCCTGCGCTGTGGCGTCGCCGTCGGGCCCTTCGAGTTCGATCGCGCGGTCGCCGCCGACGAGGCCGGCGCGGACGTCATCTTCACCGACTGTGCGCACGCCCACAACCTCGACGTCGTCGACTCCGCCCGCGAGATCAAAGACGCGGTCGAGGCCGACGTCGTCGTCGGGAACGTCGGCACGCGTGAGGCCGCCGAAGATCTGGTCGACTTCGCGGACGGGCTCAAGGTCGGCATCGGTCCGGGCTCGATCTGTACGACCCGCGTCGTCTCTGGCGCGGGCATGCCGCAGTTGACGGCCGTTTCGGAGGTCGCCGACGTGGCGAGTGACCACGACGTGCCCGTCATCGCCGACGGCGGCATCCGATACTCCGGCGATGCGATCAAGGCCATCGCCGCGGGGGCCGACGCCGTCATGCTCGGGTCGTACTTCGCGGGCACCGACGAGGCGCCCGGGCGGGTCATCACGATGAACGGCAAGAAGTACAAACAGTATCGTGGGATGGGCTCGGTCGGCGCGATGAAATCCGGCGGCGGCGAACGGTATCTCAAAGACGTCGACGAGGACGACGACTACGTCCCCGAGGGCGTCGAGGCCGCGACGCCGTACAAAGGGCCGGTCGAGAACGAACTTCACCAGCTCGTCGGCGGGATGAAATCCGGGATGGGCTACGTCGGGGCCGACACGATCGATTCCGTCCAGCAGCGCGCGGAGTTCGTCCGGGTCTCCTCGGCGGGCCAACAGGAAAATCACCCCCACGACGTGATGATCACCGACGAAGCGCCGAACTACTCGCCGGGCGAGTGATCGGCGGCTATCGACTGAGGCCGCGTTGCGGACTGGACTAAACCGGGCCACCCGAACGGTTTTGCTCGTTCGCATACGATGCATACACGTGAGCACCTCCATTCGGGTGTCCGAAGCGACGAAGGACAAACTCGAAGCGATCAAGCGGGAGGACGAAACGTTCGACGAGTTACTCGACCGCATCGTCGTCGATCGATCGTCGGCCGACGTCGAGGCGCTTCTCGGCCGTGCCGAGGGGATCTCCTCGCACATGAGACGGGCCAACGAGGAGCTCTCGGAGTCGCTGGAGGGGCGGTAGTGCTGTATCTCGACGACAGCGTGCTCCGAAAGGCTGTCGAGGATCCGCCCGACCCCACGGTCGCGGCGTACCTTCGGGACCACGCTACCGAGCCGTGGGCGATTCCCGCCACCGTCGCCTGGGAGTATCTCTCCTACTACGCCGACGACGGGCGTCGACGGGACGAGCGCCGCTTCCTGGAACGGACGTTCGAAGAGATCGCCCCGATCGACCTCGCCGTGGCCGCCGAAGCGGCGACGCTCCGGGCCCGTCTCGACGCTATCGATCGTTCGCTCCAGGCCGCCGATCTCCTCCATCTCGCGACGGCACGGTGTGGCGACGGCCGATTCGTGACTGCCGATCGGGACTTCGACGCTCCGGAACTGTACGATCTGCTCGATCTCACCGTTCTCGACGTGGCGTGAAGGGCGTCGAGGCCCCTGTGATCGGGCGTCGTGGACGCCCCTATATTCCGGGCATCTGAAATGCCCCTACTTTCCGGGCGTTGTGGACGCCCCTCTTTTCCGGTCATCAAAGATGACCCTACGACACGTGCGCGGCGATGTCGGCGTCGGTGATGATGCCGGTCGTCGCGCCGTCTTCGACGACGAGCACGGCGTCGTGGTGATCC belongs to Halococcoides cellulosivorans and includes:
- a CDS encoding ABC transporter ATP-binding protein — translated: MAAIECDGVHKAYGSIRALDGLTLSIEAGELFGLLGPNGAGKTTTMSILTGQITPDDGTVRVLGTDPVTDPVGVRELVGILPERSSPPSFLTPREYFQFVGAVRAMSDDAVERATREWADRLDLGGHIDTLSTDLSRGQKQKVMIAAAFLHEPEVVFIDEPLANLDPIVQETVKAFLSEYRADGNTILLSTHDVSVAAERCTRVGIVHDGELVTTVRPDAIDERLIDVFTDHVGGERA
- a CDS encoding glutamate--cysteine ligase — its product is METSSAAAFDRMGTLGVEEEFFVVDPATDRPTSGSDELVYEDPPEGDLADRIDHELFKCVLEVQTPLIESIDSAPEAIRSTRKDLSEHVTDHGYGLAAAGLHPAANWQELEHAEKPRYKEQLDRIQYPQHRNTTAGVHVHVGVDDADKAVWIANELRWYLPIVLAVSANSPYWCGIDTGLQSARAKIFENLPNTGVPTAFEDFQAYLDYEKTLLETDAIDDRGELWFDVRPHGEHGTVEIRVPDTHHDVERTIAFVEYSHAIVTDLAERYEDGAGAGACRQELLDENKWRALRYGRDAELLERGCTGASIAIGDVVDRECDRLDVEGLREVYEGPSGAARQREIRDSAGMDALCEALRIV
- a CDS encoding DUF2070 family protein translates to MTATQGDLASLSQFIFRAPRWHRSLTVAVVVAALVGVVAFDASFVLEDLWQGVFFVGIPTVVAGLLTAPIDRWFGGTLSIDRSALLAVVSEAIVVVMLLAVAAIGLVTDLGQSAVIDALMIALATLFLARLIVIYAVSRHPIVVAAIPASIQTVAAAALVFVYGGTYRALNVEAPLFEAFLYRPDHAHLPIAGQPDHFLLLGVLCGVYGVFGWLYLNVLDLPWRLSFGVSALDFVAGFLGHLADGRDDLEEFFAAVGDDALVPVTLAVFRRPDGTEKARFVLPIIHPGPMGSVGGGVWPIRADAHSEGLSFAPHATAGHDFNLVSKADVETILDCVEDLDARIETSSTASVGHRVGAGDATLTGHAIGDGALVVSTFAPSFADDVDYAVGLAAVAEARQNGLEDVALIDAHNSNDGLQGENLGHVVPGCDRAFDLIEGAESIGERLASADRGPLSLGTASSETPWGTIDGIGPLGIRVAVLDVDGQTTAYVLIDGNNMDPGLRDRIVAAIDGPDLVEVMTSDTHAVNTVEAENQVGDPIDPGALTALIDDLVSEALADCEPVEAGMASDRVRVGVFGNDRTEALATMGTAVVPFGIALASTFVALLAIVTAVLLVAI
- a CDS encoding phosphopantetheine adenylyltransferase, with amino-acid sequence MQVALGGTFDPIHDGHRALFERAFERGDVTVGLTSDALAPETRAEDRPVRPYDARERNLRAELEPIADAHGRTYEIVELDDPTGVATEPGFDVLVVSPDTEAGGRRINELRREEGHDPLEVEVVDFVTAEDGDPISSTRIVRGEIDAQGRLTPDREGR
- a CDS encoding cupin domain-containing protein, whose protein sequence is MYDTAAVEDVEELAPGMTFLRDALDCEHLGVTLLEADPGWAGKPHDHADDGQEEVYLLVEGTATVTIEGEEVGMSAGDAVRIDPDATREIAVGAEPATFVLAGAP
- a CDS encoding fibrillarin-like rRNA/tRNA 2'-O-methyltransferase; translation: MSLPEGVERRDIDGQETLATRGPPISEEATDGAWRAWDPRRSKLAAMVAVGLDLPITAGEPVLYLGAAAGTTASHVADLAPTYAVEFAPRPARDLVAVAADRDRLFPLLADAREPESYAHVVEPVETIVQDVATRDQADVALANREFLREDGRLALAIKARSVDVTDDPDAVFESELDALREGYEILDRARLDRFHEDHLGVIARPRYCHKQNA
- a CDS encoding cyclin family protein; the encoded protein is MYRASDHRAAADALASIEAAAEDLDLDEETASRAADLYLSHRPDADRSKPAVIATSLYVAGRTTGETRSQQRVAEVCDVSRFTIQQRYRDMLAAAGFETPGW
- a CDS encoding winged helix-turn-helix domain-containing protein, with product MSGDSLDDTTGDDDCELEQSADRAIEEFDERVVDLLSWILETETRARIYIFLRQHHAATSQEIADGTGLYPSTVREAAAELTDEGVLTRQKRESDGAGNNPYEYDAIAPSELVGSFVGDIQQQLNALCDLDAELGLEPSEDEGVTISVEGPDE
- a CDS encoding NOP5/NOP56 family protein is translated as MTEAAGWFEDCDLSDEDAVRRAIREGSADATRDWPAIAVEQGVAADREAYYDRLHTATVGATRDAVREREQADDQRVIHQVRALDDCRRTANELAERVSEWAGAELGEREAGLAYARDIAAREDAPESLQRLAQRVVDLDEEADTLESALERSVPSVAPNLAALAGPILAARLIALAGDLKTLARKPSGTVQVLGAEDALFAHLRGSAPSPKHGVIFTHDAVSNTRPEKRGSAARALAGKLSIAARIDHYSGDRRPELEADLDERIKQIRTGGEQ
- a CDS encoding single-stranded-DNA-specific exonuclease RecJ; translation: MAPVEALTDHAERCARTLADAADVRVVTHDDADGLTAGAIAAEALDRAEIPASVRVVDGLSTDRIESIAADGGTVWFTDIGSGQLDAIAAQSDWTPVVADHHQIADASIDAHCNPMLAGLDGASDLSGAGAVYLVARALVGSEARDLAAQAVVGAVGDRQLVDGELVGANAAIVDEGEAVGVIERTTDLDVFGRQTRPLPQVLASASVSIPGVLDDPATVTAWLATHVDDPDQRWADCAPATRQTIASALFQAAIERGVPADRIDDLVGTAYTLAREPDGTALRDAAEFATLLNATARYDESEVGIALARGERGDVLDRARELLETHRENLSAGVDLMLDRGTTTETAIQWVDLEDAVRPTIVGIVASLARSELPDRPIIAFADDDGDRKVSARGPARLVRAGLNLGVAMDRAATHVGGEGGGHDIAAGATIPAGSERAFLDEVDAIVAEQVGGAEGGPADTADSATN